A stretch of DNA from Lotus japonicus ecotype B-129 chromosome 4, LjGifu_v1.2:
aaaaattgggTATATTGGTGACTGAATAATACTATTTTcaacaaataaaaagaaagggaaGCATACATACAATCCAAGAGAGCTAATGCGGAAGGTGGAGTTGCCGTCAGAGAAAGCGAGTCCGGCGCCGATTTGGGAGAGCTTGCGGCCGCGGAGGAAGCGGTCACGGTCAGCCAACTCAGAGTAGTATTCAAAGGTTCCCTTCTCAGGAGCTCCGGCGGCGGAGTGGGACCATTTCTTGACCGCCTCAGAGTAGCGGTGGTGCATGGTGAAGGTGTAGATTTGGCCATGGCAGCACCCCCAaacggagaagaagaagaggaaaatgcTGGTGATTGTGCGGAAAGTGAGCATTTTCTTGGACCCAATGGAAGAAAGATTTGAACTTTGGAAGGTGAAATCACTGGGTAGTGATGTGATGAGAGTGATGGGGATGAAGATCTTGAAGTGAAACAATGGTGGTGTGAGTCTGAGTCTCTCTGAGCTGAACTGAACTATAGAGTGGGGCCCTTGGCAATGTGAGTGGGACCCACTGAAATGGTTTTTTCTTTTGACAGTTGAGGACGGTTGGAAATTGGAATTACTTGTTATCTATCTAATTATTTTCATTGcaacaaataaaataacaaaagatTGATTGAGgttctttatttgatttttcatGGACTTATTAAACTTAAATTGAATTATTATGTTTGCTTTACAAATTTACTTTTCTAAAGTAAGAGGATTATATATAATCATGAAAATCATAGCTCACTTAAGGAATAATAAAGGGGAGGCAACCAACTGCAGAGAAACAAAGGCCCACCAAAACAACACTGACAACATAAGTCCTaaataaaaaaacctaaaaaatcTACAAATACTGCACAAAAAGAAGGCTCTTAATGGTGAAAAATGAGCACTCGAAACAACACCAATAGGACTCTCAGAAGAGAACAATGTCTTTAATTCTTCCTCCAACTCACGAATAGCTTGAAGGTCATTGTCGGGGTATTCTAGACCCAAGACTTTCCCGAACAATCACTTCTTTTTTGCTCTAGTAAAATACCGCCAGCAGAACCCGCATCAGATGGGGTAGCCTCTAGCACCTTTGCAGACATAGGGACGCCATACAAACCATTCCTTCCTCTTGGAAAAGGCGAAGGCTCAACACCATCGGAGGAAAACATTACAGACAAGAAGATCGtcttttcttttgcttcttaGAACGTCCACGAGGCCTCGAAACTCCCTATTAAACCTCGAAAAACCTTTTGCACTAATGGCTTTTCTCATTGTAAATAACTTCATGGGAGAGGGTGAGATAATCAAGCATCCCTCAAGATCAGACAATTCCACCGCACCAGAGGTCTGAATAAACAGAGGTGACTATTTACCCTCAAAATCCCAAGAGGGTACATGAAGCCCCAAGTCATATATCTTCTTTCCCCCACCACCAAAGCGTCACATACAACTGAATCGAGCCCCTCATCTTCCAGGTCGCCATCTTCAGAACAATCTTCAGTCATCTGAACAAGATTTCAAAGGCCCCAAAATGAGATATAGGAAAGGGGGCCTCCACCAGAAGCCTTGCCTCCAAATCACAAAAGCAACTTTTAATCTAAATCAGCCCCTCGTAGATCGACAAAGATAAGGCCTCACAAGGGATTGGAGACTTCCCAACCAGAACATCCCTCTGAGATGAAAGCCTCAAACCAATCTCATTCACTTGCCTTGCCTGCTATTGCAAGCCCACCAACCTCTTCGTTGAAGCTGGAAGCCCGTGACCACCTCTGCGGGAGCCAAGCAGGGAACACCCGAGAAAGGGAATCTCGTCATCTTCACTGCCAAAAAACACCTCCAACCTTGAGCCCGTCCAAAAACTTGAtcaattgtttgaagttatttaaAGTTTACaacttattatatttttatttttaatcatagtatttaataaaaaatattagttccttcttaattaataaaaatctcttttattttgttattacatttttttaaaattgtaactATACACTGTTTGTTTTACACTTTTTATAAAACATTTTATCTTCAGATAAAAGCCGATAACGATTTAAAATGAACTAAAAAAAGTTATATCTATATATACCTAAAAATTATAGTTTTtgcaaaattaaaagaaagcaTGGGAAGGAGGACATCTCCTCAGTTTCACTTCTGATTTACTCGAGTCGTGAAGGTGATTTGCTTTGCATCTTTGGTTTAGCCTTGTTTTAGGATCGTTTTGCATCGTCAGTGTCGTCCGAGTTTGTTGTTGGTTTTGGTGGAAGTGTTTTCTCTGTGTCGATGCTAGATTTTTAAGgttcatgttttctctttttagattttaaattctagttttgttttttattcttGATGATATGGTGTTGATCTTGCAGGTTTTCTCTGCTTTGAAGGGTCTTTgttctttgtaggttttgatGTGGCTTGATAGGATCTCATTTTGATTGAACTTCTCACTACATTTGGTACCCAAATGGAGGTTTTCCTTAGTGATTGAATGGTGCTTGATCttggattttgggttttgtattGTGGAAGACTCTTGAGTCTTGAGTTTGTCTCTTTTTGATGGCTGCTTACTTTGGTTTGTCTCGATTTTGTTACGACGGAGCTTAGCTAGGTTTCCCTTTTTTGTGAGGCTCTGTAATCCTTTGTCAAAAGGACTTGTATCCCAATGCTTTCATCattcaataaatatattttccttttgaaaaaaaaaacttgtaaaAAGATGTTTGTTGTCTTTTTAAATTTATCAATTAGTTTATAAGttaatttcattaaatttttaattcaatCAACTAGTTTAAAAGTTTAAAGCTAGATAGACTGATCTTTGTTCGGTTTTGAGATGTactgttttttaattttgaaagagTTGCTCATAATGGAAAAATTTGCTCAGTCGTTAAAGGAAAATTTATTCCTTGCCCGAACATTCATCCCTTTAACTAATTTTTATTTCTTGTTCCTTTTTATCAATTATGATATGTTTCTGACCGAAGATGGTCAACTTTTTGAAATGCTCTAGGAGCACCTCTTTTTGGTCCTTGAAAATTGTCAAACTGTTCGGGATACGATGTCGGTTCCTCCAAACAAATGACTTTCTTGGGATTCGATCTTGTAACTTCATCCTTACTGGAATCTAGCTTACCTACCATTAAACCAACACCTTGTTGGGCTACATGAACTTCTTGGATtaatgaaattttcattttctttacttAGACTTCAAAAGATTTACTTACACGAAGTGAAAACTAAGTCTTTGTGATTTCAATCCAAGATGAAAATCTCCTCTACAAGGAATCATTTTGGACGAGGTGGAAACAAATTCTATATGATTCAATTCGAGATGAAAATCTCGACTTCAAGGAATCAGATTAGACAAGATGAAAACTAAGTCTTTGTAATTTAATCTGAGATGAAAATCTCACCTTCAAGGAATCAACTTAGAcatgtgaaaactaagttttgaTTTGTGATTCAATCCAAGATGAAACCTTGTCATCAAAGAATTAGCTTAGATGAGGTGAAAATCAAGTCTTAGTGATTCAATCTTGAGATAAAAACCTCATATGCAAACCAGCTTAGACATGATTCTAACAACTTATCTTTGATTGTCAAACCAATTGGTTAGGATGATGGGAGCTTTACTTAGCTTTGCTCTTACCGGTGCCTTTGatcagataaaaaaaatttctttaattTTCTCTCAAACCAAATGATGTTTAATCCAAATCCTTTCGTTTCATTAGACATGTTTTCTGAATGATAGAAGCAATATTGTTTGAAAAGAATTTGCTCAAAAATCCAATAACACAAGTGGCCTTGTTCTGATTGTTACTATCTTATAGTTCAGGCATACTAGACATCCCAAACATGCTCACCATTACTATAGTTTAACACTTGAGATCCAAATTTCATGGTTTTTCTACCTCTCACTAGAATAACTAAATCAATGAACATTCCAGAGTATGATAACCATATTGCCATATTAGCTTACACAACAAAATTGTTTATGTACATTTGAGTCTATGAAGCTCACATCACGTATTTACATTATAAGCATTACATGCTTTATACTAATCATGATCTACAACAATGCCTCAAATACTTCTAGACtatgaaaatttattataatcTTTTCTCCCTTCAGCAAGGCCACTTTCCCATTTTTCTGATTCACATTGGAGAAGCAGAGGTGAAACCAAATTTGTCAGAGAGTTTAGTTCTTGCCAATGGTGAGACAACTTCCACTTGATGAAGAAACTCCACATCATGAACCAATGGATTCTCTGTTCTTCGTGGTGGAGAGCCAGAGTAACAAGAAGGTAAGCACCCGTTACATGCCAATTCCCTTTTATCTGCATTCTGCATAAATATTCATCAAACCCCCATGAATAATCTACTCAATCCAATTCTTCGGCCTAATGGCATGTTTGGAAAATTTATGTACGTTAATTCTAAAGTCATAATCAATACTAgggaaaatatgaagaaaaaaaaattatcgttGCGGGCGTAAGCCTGTTCGGGAATCTATGACGGCTCCCCTCCCAACAAATAACTTTTCTAGAATTTGAACTTATGTCTTCACCCTTAGAGGCTACATGTTGCCTACCACTAAATCAAACACATTATTAGTATAAAGAAAGAGATttgatccaaacatgccatACTTGTTTGTTAATTTAACAAAACCAAAACCTTTTCAGTTATCATATTGAGCACTCCACTTCCTTCATCCACATTTGGCTGACTGGTCCAAAGAACAAACAAATCAGAAGCAAGTTTAAGAAAGGAAACAGAATTATTTTGCCACATTGGAAGAACGTGAATCAAACCTGTGTTTGCTACACCTGATTGGCTTCAGGAATTCAGGTACTGCAGGTGAAAGCCTTACAGGCTTTGGACAAAGGGGTTGATCATATTTTGCTGATCCAATTCCAACCCTTTTCCTCTCTGTGGCTAAATCAGCAAGGTTGCTTTTCACTGCTTGGTGATGCATGTTCCTTATGCTAATATCTCTCTGCCTTTCTCTCgagtgaaagaaaaaaatggaagTCCCGAGTGAAAGGAGCATGTGACTTGTGACTCCCTAATTCTTCAATCTATTTATCCCCTCGTTGAAATGGTTTAAGTGCAGACAGAGTACCAGTTTCAACGAAAGAATAGCCACACGTTTCAGAGAGAAATGAAGTTCCAATGTGACAAACTAGAGATTAGTGGAGCCACAATGGATTGGAATTCAGAACATGTTCAGGTGGGAAGAGATCTGCATTTGTTTGGCCGAGAGTGAATGTAGGATTGATGTTTGACTAGATGGCATTCATTTGGTCCAAGTGAATTGCAACATCGAATGCTTCAATCTCTCCTTAATTTTGTGTAAATTACTAAAAGCTTCTTCTCTAAGGTTACCGGTCTATACATTTGATTGTCTGctacattttttttaacataaatCGTATCCTTTAGGGATTGATCCTTGGATCTTCCCCACCCAACTCACATGTCTcctaactcttatcacttgagctatcatttgggAATTAACTGGTACACTTAAACATGTTTGTTTTTTTGGTTTCCCAAGTTATCTTCACAACCGACAGCCATGAGACTAATCATTCGAGGCTctgagatcacgttaagtgggtaggcctctcccaacaaatgtttcTCCATACACACCGCCCAGGAATCAAACCCTAGActagatggttaaggagctCAACTATCTACCAGTTGTGCTACACCTTGTTGGTACACTTAAACAAATTTATACATTAAAATAGTTATTTTTTCTGAAGGTATCACACAACTGTGATGAGACTAATCTCTTCGAACTTGTAGATCATATTAAGATGATAGTTTTTTTTCTACAATTTATTCTCCATAGACTAATCTCTTCTCACTTATTTACCAACTGCATTGGGCCTTGTTTATAAGTAATTATTATTTTGATGGTGGATTtttcataaataattaatattcagtatatatttaaattgttaattttAACAAAATACCTCTTAATAAAAAGTTTAATAAAAACATTTACAATGAAACATGCACTACTTGCACCTCCTGTGTaccctatttttatttttttttctctatctcGTTTTTTATGTCAAGTCACATCATATGTCACATAATTATTATATATCTTCACTGTGATCCTAAATAGAAGGAACATGaatcatatttaaaaaataagtatGAAATATATGATCTtgaaaatcatcataatcttAATATTCTTGAATTGTTTCTTATTTACAAACAACAAGGCAACATGGGTGGATGACTGTTTCATTTTCATGGGTGGCAGTGGTCAGTGGAACCCAAACCTCATTGTCAAAAGTGAGTAGATTAATAAGTAACAAAAGTCGACAATTACGAATACAATA
This window harbors:
- the LOC130714389 gene encoding uncharacterized protein LOC130714389 isoform X2, producing the protein MLLSLGTSIFFFHSRERQRDISIRNMHHQAVKSNLADLATERKRVGIGSAKYDQPLCPKPVRLSPAVPEFLKPISQPNVDEGSGVLNMITEKNADKRELACNGCLPSCYSGSPPRRTENPLVHDVEFLHQVEVVSPLARTKLSDKFGFTSASPM
- the LOC130714389 gene encoding uncharacterized protein LOC130714389 isoform X1, whose translation is MLLSLGTSIFFFHSRERQRDISIRNMHHQAVKSNLADLATERKRVGIGSAKYDQPLCPKPVRLSPAVPEFLKPIRCSKHSQPNVDEGSGVLNMITEKNADKRELACNGCLPSCYSGSPPRRTENPLVHDVEFLHQVEVVSPLARTKLSDKFGFTSASPM